The region cctgaattcctaagaatttatttaccgcaaaactgacaaagtgtttatttaaaaaatgaggttgaaggtagtccttttctttcatttcattcattttcattttctttcttaagtatggctaacacaatatctaatcaattaaaattttatattttcacgtgaaaagtttctttagataattattatcaacatgatgactaactcttacggattaatacgtgtctgtagggcaatccggtggacttgatcggctttttacttcgaaagttgagtaatcggtgtcgctttcttacgcatctttgaactgtataaatgttttaaaattgtttgatccagaatgtaccacaccggacaatcaagaaggcaggtgccttgactacagaaaatgtaaacctctgcaagaaatatggcagatacagtaccgtacagccaccgatttttatagacgatcagtgtgcagataccagggcaatgttacgatcgtttgctgtccgaacgatccaaacaaagagaagagagaaattttaataaaaactgtgtataagtataaggctttgcgaccaccatactgtggttttagcaacgtctctcataccagggtggtggtcgatggtaaaccagctgaacttggtacgttttatgtctttctttccgattaataataagccatttactgcaaagaatgaactttaaaggcattaaacagcacatcaatgtacatttcaattagactaaataataatgctatgattttatcggtagtaactttacttattaacttgaattatttctttcttttacttcatgttaggaagagtatctttttgctcgaaataaaaaattgatataggagtaataatatggatagagatcaaaaactgttagggcagaaattacacgtttgaactttatagttcagtatagttcaaatagaaattatatagaattatttaataatttgtattccactggaataaaaatttaatttctgtctttatcaaatctctatttcagagtatttgtacgtatgtacttatcgtctgctgtatgatcgaatatcgaataggtaataatcgttgttactcgttatgtgagaaaaaattatgtatattcacaactatgactattgcattttaggcgcttggccatggatcgttgcattaggttttcgtaatccccgaaacccagacaaaccactatggaagtgcggaggttccctgatatcggctaggcatgttttgaccgcagcacattgtgcacatatggatggaatagaaaacatacacaatcataatattgccattcttagattggtggaggaggtgccattttcgagtaagtcctcaaatatatatatatatatatatatatatatatatatatatatatatatatatatatatatatatatatatatatatatatatatatatatatatatgctattgagtattactgaagtatcatatcctgaaatttcttactgtacacatatattgcgtcataaagcgtgtacaattctttctcatacttttggtcatttgtttcctgcattttcatttatttttttatttttcagggtacgtatatcccatttgtacgaaagagctcctgcgaaagagcaacttcgtcggctataacccccttgttgctggatggggagcattaagatatagtaagtgatatcaattttataataaaattaaacagttccagtcttaaatatctttcttattttcttcgtaggacgaccacgacgtaatgcattaatggaagtacaaatgccagtgattaagaacgccgaatgcaaaatagcttattccaaatttcctaatgcacctgatgtcactgatggtataatatgcgccgaacgtGCTCAGGGTGGaaaggattcttgtacggtaattaagttacagagttactacaaactatacggtatctgaagacacgtcaattcgaattaacatcaaatcgacgtcttaaacattaaaaataatagataaacacaatttaatagttttgcccacttctcacacctcgttatggtatttaatctaatttcctcctaatcttagttttgctcaaaatacatataacatgtacgttataaattggagtatttcaatacacaaatcaatagaagattattactgtatataagtataatttcaatacaattcgatcgatatatttcagtatctttgattaaaaatttaacgatcctttcaggctgaccgcggcggaccactgctgatacaacatgaattaacctcgtatttaataggtattgtgtcttatgcttataagtgcggcacagctgggtatcccagcgtttacactagggtcacatcgtaccttgacttcattctccaagcgatgcaataatatgatattactgttccataaatatcattgtgtaaaaaacgtaaagttggattttcttattgtggagataagaaacagctcaaatttacattgttttgtacgttacaaattataggcttaaaatgtacgaaatgtaactttgaaacgacactaattttttacgcacgataaacctccacgacttaggtatgtaaagatgataaacgtatattaattctattaatttggtaataataaaccaactttctgagaagttctgtaaatttcgtttctgttgtatcaagagaataatggaatattccacttagatcgtatactttttgtatgtacgtacaaaattttccggctaatctaaaacgcttcataagatagagagcttctggaaattcggacacagagagtgcataaaatacacgataagtctcgtgtctttcaaaattactttttattcgctaaaaacgtcctgtgtactcatgcaatcacatgcaacctcgaaacttcacttattttttatcactttccaattcaatacacagtttctgcatttttgactatatgtaagagaaatttccattcagccaaaggtgtacttacagattatagattcctatacgactctcagtaaaaatttatccgcactccagatagttaaaacttctgtcgaccgtattgatccatctgcactcttcgtatgacgtcaatatctgttcagtgctgctgcgcaggtttctttgtgttacgtcaattcgtttgtgaccgttgcgcgagtaatggcgctttgcaatggtgatttgcaggaaaacagtgcaggatgctgtgattcgt is a window of Bombus huntii isolate Logan2020A unplaced genomic scaffold, iyBomHunt1.1 ctg00000060.1, whole genome shotgun sequence DNA encoding:
- the LOC126875928 gene encoding venom serine protease Bi-VSP-like isoform X1, producing MWRDPNVVGVTFQKKRKKSKGVQNFSRSRTVNTCGAWPWIVALGFRNPRNPDKPLWKCGGSLISARHVLTAAHCAHMDGIENIHNHNIAILRLVEEVPFSRYVYPICTKELLRKSNFVGYNPLVAGWGALRYRRPRRNALMEVQMPVIKNAECKIAYSKFPNAPDVTDGIICAERAQGGKDSCTADRGGPLLIQHELTSYLIGIVSYAYKCGTAGYPSVYTRVTSYLDFILQAMQ
- the LOC126875928 gene encoding venom serine protease Bi-VSP-like isoform X3, with protein sequence MWRDPNVVGVTFQKKRKKSKGVQNFSRSRTVNTCGAWPWIVALGFRNPRNPDKPLWKCGGSLISARHVLTAAHCAHMDGIENIHNHNIAILRLVEEVPFSRYVYPICTKELLRKSNFVGYNPLVAGWGALRYRRPRRNALMEVQMPVIKNAECKIAYSKFPNAPDVTDGIICAERAQGGKDSCTADRGGPLLIQHELTSYLIGC
- the LOC126875928 gene encoding venom serine protease Bi-VSP-like isoform X2, with the protein product MWRDPNVVGVTFQKKRKKSKGVQNFSRSRTVNTCGAWPWIVALGFRNPRNPDKPLWKCGGSLISARHVLTAAHCAHMDGIENIHNHNIAILRLVEEVPFSRYVYPICTKELLRKSNFVGYNPLVAGWGALRYRRPRRNALMEVQMPVIKNAECKIAYSKFPNAPDVTDGIICAERAQGGKDSCTADRGGPLLIQHELTSYLIDYRFLYDSQ